From the Paludibacterium paludis genome, one window contains:
- a CDS encoding response regulator — translation MDKNKVLVIDDDPLAFEIIKGTLKEKFALSYAATGEDGLARLEGEDPFLILLDIQMPGIDGFSVASRIRDMALADQPYIIFISAHNTTEERLKAYAAGGDDFILKPLSPKEVLFKAELAQETHHDIQHLKASAQEAVTAAEEAQCLGIGMQCLRRLLTGREPGELVDALLAALAALGLKGVAQASTDGGVVTRNTEGRSSQMERVLLEGLATEERHVVDYGSRTTFQYPGLQLLAKNMPEDDEEQRSRYRDVLVQLAQSASERLAAFAPAQAGSGIEDVKLYHAEVLSILGDARRSLSDTAHELRLSLDQEDTLLDVMNETTRRVNRTLQTFIRR, via the coding sequence ATGGACAAAAACAAAGTACTGGTGATCGACGACGATCCCCTGGCCTTCGAAATCATCAAGGGCACCCTGAAAGAGAAATTCGCCCTGAGCTATGCCGCCACCGGCGAAGACGGACTGGCGCGGCTGGAAGGAGAGGATCCGTTTCTCATCCTGCTGGACATCCAGATGCCCGGCATCGACGGGTTCTCCGTCGCCTCGCGCATCCGCGACATGGCGCTGGCCGACCAGCCCTACATCATTTTCATTTCCGCCCACAACACCACCGAGGAAAGGCTCAAGGCCTACGCCGCCGGGGGCGACGATTTCATTCTCAAACCGCTGTCGCCCAAAGAAGTGCTGTTCAAGGCGGAGCTCGCCCAGGAAACCCATCACGATATCCAGCATCTGAAAGCCTCGGCGCAGGAGGCGGTCACCGCCGCCGAAGAGGCCCAGTGCCTGGGCATCGGAATGCAGTGCCTGCGCCGACTGCTGACCGGCCGCGAGCCGGGCGAGCTGGTCGATGCGTTGCTGGCGGCGCTCGCGGCTCTGGGGCTCAAGGGCGTGGCCCAGGCCTCGACGGACGGGGGGGTGGTGACACGCAATACCGAAGGACGGTCGAGCCAGATGGAGCGCGTGCTGCTGGAGGGACTGGCGACCGAGGAGCGGCATGTGGTGGATTACGGATCGCGCACCACCTTCCAGTACCCGGGATTGCAGTTGCTGGCCAAGAACATGCCGGAGGACGACGAGGAGCAGCGTTCGCGCTACCGCGATGTGCTGGTTCAACTGGCGCAAAGCGCCTCGGAACGCCTGGCGGCTTTCGCCCCCGCCCAGGCCGGCTCAGGCATCGAAGACGTCAAGCTCTACCACGCCGAGGTCCTGTCTATCCTCGGCGACGCGCGGCGCTCGCTGAGCGACACCGCGCATGAGCTCCGGCTCTCGCTCGATCAGGAAGACACCCTGCTTGACGTGATGAACGAGACCACGCGACGCGTCAACCGCACCTTGCAAACCTTCATTCGGCGATAG
- the phhA gene encoding phenylalanine 4-monooxygenase, which yields MTDHPDFVVPDITTRKNAGLAHDPRDFTLPQPAARYTDEDHATWATLFRRQSDMLEGRACREFLEGLDLLGIDAERIPDFERLNRTLAAATGWRLVAVPGLIPDEVFFGHLAERRFPVTWWIREPHQLDYLQEPDVFHDLFGHVPLLAHPVFADYLEAYGKGGMKASRLGALPMLARLYWYTVEFGLIREGDDLRIYGAGIVSSRSESVYCLDSASPNRIGFDLERVIRTRYRIDTFQKTYFVIDDFAQLFDATAPDFTPIYHKLAALPTYGAGDIAPGDTVLQAGNREGWADTDDL from the coding sequence GCGCGATTTCACCCTGCCCCAGCCGGCGGCCCGCTATACGGACGAAGACCATGCCACCTGGGCGACCCTGTTCCGGCGCCAGAGCGACATGCTCGAAGGCCGCGCCTGCCGTGAGTTCCTCGAAGGACTCGATCTGCTCGGCATCGATGCGGAACGCATCCCGGACTTCGAGCGGCTCAACCGCACGCTGGCCGCGGCGACCGGCTGGCGTCTCGTCGCCGTGCCGGGGCTGATCCCGGACGAGGTGTTTTTCGGGCATCTGGCCGAACGCCGCTTCCCGGTGACCTGGTGGATCCGCGAACCGCACCAGCTGGACTACCTGCAAGAGCCGGACGTGTTTCACGACCTGTTCGGTCATGTGCCGCTGCTGGCCCACCCGGTGTTCGCCGACTATCTCGAGGCCTACGGCAAGGGCGGCATGAAGGCCAGCCGGCTGGGCGCTCTGCCGATGCTCGCGCGGCTTTACTGGTACACGGTGGAGTTCGGGCTGATCCGCGAGGGCGACGACCTGCGCATCTACGGCGCCGGCATCGTGTCGAGCCGCTCCGAATCGGTGTACTGCCTCGACAGCGCGAGTCCCAACCGGATCGGTTTCGACCTGGAGCGGGTGATTCGCACCCGCTACCGCATCGACACCTTCCAGAAAACCTATTTCGTGATCGACGATTTCGCCCAGCTGTTCGATGCCACGGCGCCCGACTTCACTCCGATTTACCACAAGCTCGCGGCCTTGCCGACCTACGGCGCCGGCGACATCGCGCCGGGCGACACGGTGCTGCAGGCGGGGAACCGCGAGGGCTGGGCCGACACGGACGATCTTTAG